Proteins encoded within one genomic window of Salipaludibacillus agaradhaerens:
- a CDS encoding HAD family hydrolase — MLKAVLFDLDGTLLNRDASVLLFIEKQYKRFNHWVSHVPMEKYITRFIELDKRGYVWKDKVYRQLIDEFAITGLTWEELLQDYISQFHYSCVPFPNLISTLEKLKDYNLVVGMITNGKGQFQLDNIKALGIENYFETIVISEWEGMKKPKPQIFQKALKNLNVLPSESIYVGDHPENDIQASQNVGMKAVWKRDNQWENVKADFIVEDLKGIPLILEELRK, encoded by the coding sequence ATTCTCAAAGCGGTTTTATTTGATTTAGATGGCACTTTGTTAAATCGAGATGCATCGGTACTTCTATTTATTGAGAAGCAATACAAGCGATTTAATCATTGGGTTAGTCATGTCCCAATGGAAAAATACATAACTAGATTCATAGAACTCGATAAAAGAGGATATGTGTGGAAAGATAAGGTCTATCGACAGTTAATCGATGAATTTGCTATTACTGGTTTGACTTGGGAAGAATTACTCCAAGATTATATCAGTCAATTTCACTATAGCTGTGTTCCGTTCCCTAACCTTATTAGTACGTTAGAAAAATTAAAGGATTATAACCTTGTCGTTGGAATGATAACGAATGGTAAAGGGCAGTTCCAACTGGATAATATTAAGGCTTTAGGTATTGAAAACTACTTTGAAACAATTGTTATATCCGAATGGGAAGGAATGAAAAAGCCTAAACCACAAATCTTTCAAAAAGCTTTAAAAAATCTCAATGTTTTACCATCTGAAAGCATATATGTCGGCGATCATCCAGAAAACGATATACAAGCTTCTCAAAATGTAGGTATGAAAGCTGTGTGGAAAAGAGACAATCAATGGGAGAACGTTAAAGCAGACTTCATAGTGGAAGATTTGAAGGGAATACCTTTAATTTTAGAGGAGTTAAGAAAATAA
- a CDS encoding GNAT family N-acetyltransferase, with product MKIEQIESIERYIDKLSELLMQVVADGASIGFLPPLSQMDAHHYWENLLNHDILLFVAKVNNQIAGSVQLHLCNKPNGAHRAEIAKLMTHPNYRRNGIGRTLMSKAEERAKQEQKSLIVLDTREGDPSNLLYSSLGYSQAGKIPNYAKSANGELHPTVFYYKSF from the coding sequence ATGAAAATTGAACAAATAGAATCAATTGAAAGGTACATTGATAAATTGTCTGAACTTTTGATGCAAGTAGTAGCGGATGGGGCATCCATTGGGTTTTTACCGCCACTCTCACAAATGGATGCTCATCATTATTGGGAAAATTTATTGAACCATGACATTCTCCTCTTCGTTGCTAAGGTAAACAATCAAATAGCTGGTAGTGTCCAATTGCACCTTTGTAATAAGCCAAATGGTGCTCATAGAGCTGAAATTGCAAAACTAATGACGCACCCTAACTATAGACGTAACGGGATTGGTCGCACACTTATGAGTAAAGCTGAGGAGCGAGCTAAGCAGGAACAGAAGTCGTTAATCGTTCTTGACACGAGAGAAGGAGACCCTTCTAACCTTCTTTATTCTTCACTGGGTTATAGTCAAGCTGGTAAAATCCCCAATTATGCCAAATCGGCAAACGGAGAACTGCACCCTACCGTTTTTTATTATAAATCCTTTTAA
- a CDS encoding SH3 domain-containing protein: MEDKKIYLVTKQHTSNYPSPISLLKGQDVIVGTKYEGKEDWNNWIYCYTKDNHLEGWVPEQIIHIQGEDGVILEDYTAKELNVKVGEELVKIKELNGWLWVKKASHAEEGWVPKENVKVINKQY, from the coding sequence ATGGAGGATAAAAAGATTTATCTAGTAACGAAACAACATACAAGCAACTACCCTAGCCCAATTAGCCTGCTTAAAGGACAAGATGTTATTGTCGGCACTAAATACGAGGGAAAGGAAGATTGGAATAACTGGATATATTGCTACACTAAAGATAACCATTTAGAGGGATGGGTACCTGAACAAATCATTCATATTCAAGGTGAGGATGGCGTGATTTTAGAGGATTATACTGCAAAAGAATTGAATGTAAAGGTTGGGGAAGAACTTGTGAAAATCAAAGAACTTAATGGGTGGTTATGGGTTAAAAAGGCCTCTCATGCAGAAGAAGGGTGGGTGCCAAAAGAAAACGTTAAAGTTATCAATAAACAATATTAA
- a CDS encoding MFS transporter — translation MTTLKKDTRLFKMLAANMFSSMGSGMTMIAVPWLFVTKDGGETVFGYVTLCVTILLFMSTPFIGNLIDQVSRKRLLIAGEMIGLLIIMLFTIAGFSGVSYTTWYFVILFITGSFYYNLFYPTIFAFNQEIFEPSQYKTLNGIMEVQGQLAAVLSGGLAALLLPIIEFKWLLLLNSTTYAIAIVFFSLIPYKKMPKNPTKDSFWRKLTEGYVYMMRYPRLFLFLVASFMPFIGVMMTNYLFPVYIDNILQAGASVYGMKTMVYGIGAVFAGIFLPIILKRVGNESTIVFTVLLFAVSITLYIFFPFVSIFYLLTVLIAFGNAGTRVARNSLIMERIPNDKIGRVDSLFRGIGLGTRILLLSLFTQMIAVQNVILPFQVLSIVLFVSFIIITITLRHVIKEAPVKSIA, via the coding sequence ATGACTACTTTAAAGAAAGACACACGACTATTTAAGATGTTAGCTGCCAATATGTTTTCTTCTATGGGATCAGGGATGACGATGATAGCTGTCCCTTGGCTTTTCGTAACAAAGGATGGCGGAGAAACGGTCTTTGGATATGTAACGTTATGTGTCACTATACTCTTATTTATGTCTACCCCTTTTATCGGAAACTTAATTGATCAAGTATCCCGTAAACGCCTGCTTATTGCTGGTGAAATGATTGGGTTGCTCATTATTATGCTATTCACGATTGCAGGATTTTCTGGTGTCAGTTATACAACATGGTATTTCGTTATTTTATTTATCACAGGGTCATTTTACTATAATCTTTTTTATCCAACTATTTTTGCTTTCAATCAGGAGATTTTCGAACCATCTCAATATAAAACGCTAAATGGTATCATGGAAGTGCAAGGTCAATTAGCAGCTGTTTTATCAGGAGGATTAGCCGCCCTACTACTTCCCATTATAGAATTCAAATGGCTATTACTACTAAATTCAACGACTTATGCAATAGCGATTGTTTTCTTTAGTCTTATCCCCTATAAGAAAATGCCTAAAAATCCAACAAAAGATTCTTTTTGGAGGAAGTTAACAGAAGGGTATGTTTACATGATGCGCTACCCGCGTTTATTTCTTTTTCTTGTTGCTTCGTTTATGCCTTTTATCGGGGTCATGATGACTAATTATCTTTTTCCAGTATATATCGATAACATTTTGCAAGCAGGTGCTTCTGTTTACGGGATGAAAACGATGGTGTATGGTATTGGGGCAGTGTTCGCAGGTATCTTTTTACCGATCATTTTAAAAAGAGTTGGAAATGAGTCGACTATTGTTTTTACAGTCCTTTTATTTGCCGTCTCAATTACGCTATATATATTTTTCCCATTTGTTTCGATATTTTATCTTTTAACGGTTCTTATTGCGTTTGGAAACGCTGGCACGCGCGTTGCAAGAAACTCTCTTATAATGGAACGGATCCCAAATGACAAGATTGGAAGAGTCGATAGTTTATTTCGTGGCATAGGTTTAGGGACTAGAATTTTACTCCTTTCATTATTTACACAAATGATTGCCGTGCAAAATGTTATTTTACCCTTTCAAGTATTAAGTATCGTTCTTTTCGTGTCATTTATTATCATTACCATAACATTGCGTCATGTGATAAAAGAAGCACCAGTTAAATCAATAGCCTAA
- a CDS encoding response regulator: protein MKIKILIADDHHVVRRGLLFFLQTQAGLEIVGEAKNGMEAVTLVEKLQPDIVLMDLDMPNMDGTEATQKIKEQFPDVKVLILTSFSDQSHAIPAIKAGASGYQLKDVDPDELVSSIRRVYRGESPLHPKVTSHVMSHLSHGNKEEKRLSGLTKREKEVLAEIAKGKSNKEIAASLIITEKTVKTHVSNLLAKLELQDRTQAALYAVKHHL from the coding sequence ATGAAGATTAAAATATTAATTGCGGATGATCACCATGTTGTTAGAAGAGGGCTCTTATTTTTTTTACAAACACAAGCTGGTCTTGAAATTGTAGGGGAAGCCAAAAATGGGATGGAAGCAGTAACATTAGTCGAGAAACTCCAACCAGATATCGTGTTAATGGATCTTGACATGCCTAACATGGATGGCACCGAAGCAACCCAAAAAATCAAGGAACAGTTCCCCGATGTAAAAGTCTTAATTTTAACAAGCTTTTCTGACCAAAGCCATGCTATTCCAGCTATCAAAGCAGGTGCCAGCGGCTATCAACTGAAAGATGTAGATCCAGATGAGTTAGTTTCTTCGATTAGGCGTGTTTATAGGGGGGAAAGCCCGCTACATCCAAAGGTAACGTCTCATGTGATGTCCCATTTATCTCACGGCAATAAAGAAGAAAAACGACTAAGTGGATTAACAAAAAGGGAAAAAGAAGTATTAGCGGAAATCGCGAAAGGAAAAAGCAATAAAGAAATTGCTGCCAGTCTTATCATAACGGAAAAAACGGTGAAAACACACGTCTCCAATCTATTAGCGAAGCTGGAACTCCAAGACCGTACCCAAGCTGCGCTTTATGCGGTTAAGCATCATCTTTAA
- a CDS encoding GAF domain-containing sensor histidine kinase, giving the protein MRMTDKNEREQVKKLNTLKVIAEKLNEANELDFMLKEVLHELLSLIGMKTGWIFLVNNSGHYTLAADVKLPPALTWQDKKPMCEGDCWCIERFNDGRLKRAVNIIECKRLENAIEYHWGETNEITHHATIPLRAGVENFGLLNVTSPKKTHFSSEELALLEAVAFQIGTAIKRIKLAETEQKMALMNERNRLARDLHDSVNQLLFSLKLTAGGAKEMTDDEKMKDMLSYMINLSQEAASEMRALIWQLRPQGLEEGVAMALMNYGKVLGIEVAINVDGVLDLSPEIEEVLWRIGQEALNNIQKHANTKHSTLNIIVKNNSVCMDIIDQGNGFDFSKMKGTGSLGLASMKERTDMIGGTFNLETAVGKGTKICVSLPI; this is encoded by the coding sequence ATGAGGATGACAGATAAAAATGAACGTGAACAAGTTAAGAAACTTAATACGTTAAAGGTCATTGCTGAGAAATTAAATGAAGCAAATGAACTTGATTTCATGCTTAAAGAAGTATTACACGAACTTTTATCACTCATCGGAATGAAAACGGGATGGATTTTTTTAGTTAATAACAGTGGTCATTATACCCTAGCAGCTGATGTCAAACTTCCACCTGCGTTAACGTGGCAAGATAAAAAGCCGATGTGTGAAGGTGATTGTTGGTGCATAGAACGTTTTAATGATGGCCGGCTAAAAAGAGCCGTTAATATAATTGAATGTAAAAGGCTTGAAAATGCCATTGAGTATCACTGGGGAGAGACGAATGAGATCACCCATCATGCCACTATCCCCCTTCGTGCAGGAGTTGAAAATTTCGGCTTATTAAATGTCACCTCTCCCAAAAAGACACACTTTTCTAGTGAGGAACTAGCTCTTTTAGAAGCCGTGGCATTTCAAATTGGAACGGCCATTAAACGAATAAAATTAGCGGAAACTGAACAAAAGATGGCTTTAATGAATGAACGTAATCGACTTGCTAGAGATTTACATGACTCAGTAAACCAGCTTCTTTTTTCACTCAAGTTGACCGCTGGTGGGGCAAAAGAAATGACCGATGATGAAAAAATGAAAGACATGCTTTCCTATATGATAAACCTATCCCAAGAGGCAGCGAGTGAAATGAGAGCTCTTATTTGGCAATTACGCCCCCAAGGGTTGGAAGAGGGGGTTGCAATGGCGTTAATGAATTATGGAAAAGTGCTAGGAATAGAAGTGGCTATCAACGTGGATGGCGTCCTGGATTTATCGCCAGAAATAGAAGAAGTACTGTGGCGTATAGGTCAAGAAGCACTAAACAATATTCAAAAACACGCCAACACGAAGCATTCTACATTAAATATCATCGTTAAAAATAACAGTGTGTGCATGGACATAATAGATCAAGGCAATGGATTTGATTTTTCAAAAATGAAAGGAACCGGTTCTTTAGGGTTAGCTTCCATGAAGGAACGGACAGATATGATAGGTGGCACGTTTAATTTAGAAACGGCAGTTGGTAAAGGGACAAAAATATGTGTGTCATTGCCGATTTAA
- a CDS encoding DinB family protein: MNKTFSQFGKMGDSILKLKELPEDILSEPIKERKWSIIQVVGHLYYWDKYNLEEMAPYMTEGADLPQFPAHDPHNEEAMAFIEGFSVASLIDRFVQTRKELTEELSKVGKGVRFTIGGGKRKFSAESFVKIFIKHDDHHLKQIHEKLQ, from the coding sequence ATGAATAAAACATTCAGTCAGTTTGGAAAAATGGGTGATAGTATTTTGAAGTTAAAAGAACTCCCTGAAGACATACTATCTGAACCTATTAAAGAAAGAAAATGGTCAATCATACAAGTGGTTGGACATTTATACTATTGGGATAAATATAATCTTGAAGAGATGGCACCGTATATGACTGAAGGGGCTGATTTACCACAGTTCCCAGCCCATGATCCACATAATGAAGAGGCAATGGCTTTTATTGAAGGTTTTTCTGTTGCATCTCTTATTGATCGTTTTGTACAAACTCGAAAAGAACTTACTGAAGAATTATCTAAAGTCGGGAAAGGTGTAAGGTTCACTATTGGCGGGGGAAAAAGGAAATTCTCAGCAGAAAGTTTTGTTAAAATATTCATTAAGCATGATGACCACCATCTCAAACAAATTCATGAGAAATTACAATAA